The window TATGTTTATCCCTTCGATATGTGTACGTAATGAGATGATACCCCCGGGTGGTGTATTATTTATCAAACTCTTTTCCATGAAGACTGGATCTACAAGTAATTTTTGCTTAAACTCCTTTAATGTATCAATTTCTACTACTTCCCACTGAACACCATCTTTTGTTATACCCTTATAAACCTTTCTCTCGTTTAAAGGTATAAACTGTTCTCCCAGTATTCCCAGGAACGCTTCTTCCGTTTTTAATCGAGCGAAAAGCAGAGATTTTGCGTGTGAATCCATTTTGCCCTTTAACCTGGCGGAATTCCCTATCAAGTTAAAAAATATGCCTAGGGAGATACCGACAATCGCCAGCGTAACCATAACCTCAAGGAGGGTAAATCCATATCGTTCCTTTA of the Candidatus Brocadiaceae bacterium genome contains:
- a CDS encoding prepilin-type N-terminal cleavage/methylation domain-containing protein; the protein is MTEWIVIKERYGFTLLEVMVTLAIVGISLGIFFNLIGNSARLKGKMDSHAKSLLFARLKTEEAFLGILGEQFIPLNERKVYKGITKDGVQWEVVEIDTLKEFKQKLLVDPVFMEKSLINNTPPGGIISLRTHIEGININTLFFSDTEEDSASELDREDGEKDVHGESSNSRQNF